From Heteronotia binoei isolate CCM8104 ecotype False Entrance Well chromosome 12, APGP_CSIRO_Hbin_v1, whole genome shotgun sequence, the proteins below share one genomic window:
- the PTGES2 gene encoding prostaglandin E synthase 2 — protein MGRRCGFRPASGATVPSLVSPHPIAVFGCRAFPRGFCGTAKMAAAAAACSGWRCLGRFTWRRCGGPGRLSLQETQSPARGLSASSGVRSGVQGWARKRSSLLLGAAFALGGTFGLYQTLRHRFHRREQLAEQQHQQLVAELPEGTLQLTLYQYKTCPFCSKVRAFLDYHGLPYEIVEVNPVMRKEIKFSSYRKVPILLVNAGSALQLNDSSVIISALKSHLISRKSLDEIVSYYPSMKALNDRGKEVTEYNNKYWLMLNEQETMHLYPIKAARTEEMKWRKWVDDWLVHLISPNVYRTPGEALASFDYIVREGKFGTLEGFFAKYLGAAAMFFIGKRLKSRHHLQDNVREDLYEAANEWVKAIGKHRMFMGGSQPNLADLAVYGVLRVMEGLEAFDDMMTHTKIQPWYRHMEAAIGHAGAAN, from the exons ATGGGTAGGCGGTGTGGATTCCGCCCCGCCTCTGGAGCGACTGTGCCTAGTTTAGTCTCCCCACACCCCATCGCCGTCTTTGGTTGCAGGGCCTTCCCGCGTGGCTTTTGCGGCACGGCCAAgatggcagcggcggcggcggcttgcAGCGGCTGGAGGTGCCTGGGGCGGTTCACATGGCGCCGCTGCGGCGGCCCCGGGCGGCTGAGCCTGCAGGAGACGCAGAGCCCGGCCCGGGGCCTGTCCGCCTCGTCGGGAGTCCGGAGCGGCGTGCAAGGCTGGGCCAGGAAGAGGAGCTCTCTGCTGCTGGGCGCCGCCTTCGCCCTGGGGGGCACCTTCGGCCTCTACCAGACCCTGCGGCACCGCTTCCACCGCCGCGAGCAGCTGGCCgagcagcagcaccagcagctGGTCGCCGAG CTCCCCGAAGGCACCCTCCAGCTGACTCTGTACCAGTACAAGACCTGTCCCTTCTGCAGTAAGGTGCGAGCCTTCCTCGATTATCATGGGCTGCCTTACGAAATTGTGGAGGTGAATCCAGTCATGCGGAAGGAGATTAAGTTCTCTTCCTACAGAAAGGTGCCTATTCTTCTGGTCAATGCTGGAAGTGCCCTG CAATTGAATGACTCCTCAGTGATCATCAGTGCCCTTAAAAGCCATCTCATTTCCAG GAAGAGTTTGGATGAGATCGTGTCCTATTACCCTTCTATGAAGGCCCTGAACGACCGGGGGAAAGAAGTGACGGAGTACAACAATAAATACTGGCTCATGTTGAATGAGCAGGAGACAATGCACCTTTACCCCATCAAAGCTGCAAGGAC GGAGGAAATGAAATGGCGGAAATGGGTGGATGACTGGCTGGTACACCTCATCTCGCCCAACGTTTATCGCACGCCCGGTGAGGCCCTGGCGTCTTTTGACTACATTGTCCGTGAGGGCAAGTTCGGTACACTGGAGGGCTTCTTTGCCAAATACCTGGGGGCTGCTGCCATGTTCTTCATTGGTAAGAGGCTGAAGAGCAG GCACCATCTGCAGGACAATGTCAGAGAAGATCTGTACGAAGCAGCCAATGAATGGGTAAAAGCCATCGGCAAGCACCGGATGTTTATGGGGGGATCCCAGCCGAACCTTGCTGATTTG GCTGTCTACGGAGTCTTACGGGTCATGGAAGGACTGGAAGCTTTTGATGACATGATGACTCACACCAAGATTCAGCCTTGGTACCGTCATATGGAGGCGGCCATTGGACATGCCGGAGCTGCTAATTGA